The Sulfurospirillum diekertiae genomic sequence TTGTGCAGGCTCTTTAGGCGTTTCTTCAACATCTATACGGTTAAAAAAGCATGAAGGACGTCCAGTATGACATGCCACACCTTCTTGCTCAATTTTAAGCAACAGTGTATCGCTATCGCAATCTAAATAAGCTTCTTTAACATGCTGCAAGTGACCGCTCGTTTCACCCTTTTTCCAGAGGCTTTGACGGCTTCTAGAATAGTAGTGAGCCAGTCCCGTTTGAAGTGTTAAAGAGAGTGCTTCTTGGTTCATATACGCAAGCATTAAAACCTCACCACTCTTAATGTCTTGTGCAATGACAGGCAAAAGTGGTGAAGTGTTCCAGTCGATGGAATGTATTAGTGTTGAACTCATTTGGCTATACTGACCGCTTTTTGGCTATCTTTGGTATCGACCCAAATATTAGGAGTTGAACCACCAGGAGTTAGGAAAATTTTTGCATCTTTGTTCTCTTTAAGCGCTTCGTTAAACTTTCCTTGGACTTCAATTTGGCGAAGTTTTAAGAGTGGATCAGAAATACTTTCACTGATTTTTTTATTAGCATAGGCATCTGCATCCGCTTCAATTTTGACAGCATTGGCTTCACCTTGAGCATTGATTTGTCTCGCTTTTGCTTGACCTTCTGCTTCAGCAGCACGTTTAAGGGCTTGTTGATTAGCTATTTCTACTTCATATCTTGTTCGCTCAACCTCTTGCTTCGCTACTTGAACTTTTTCAATTTGCTCTTTAATTTTTGCAGGGAGCAAAATCTCTCTGAGTTGCATCGTAAGAAGTTCTACAGGCTTGCCTGGTTGTGCATCAATCGCTTTACGAATCCCTTCTTCGATATTGACAGCAATCTCGTTACGTCTTTGTGGCAACTCTTCTGCATTAAACTTACCTACAACAGCTCTTGTAACATCTCTGACAACTGGATTGATAATTTTATCTTCCCATGCCATACCCCATGTTGCAATCGTTTGAGGAGCAGTTGAAGGCTCTAATTTATATTGAACTGTGAGTTCTATTGAAACAGGTAACCCTCTTGCATCAAGAACAGAGATAGCTGCATTCTTTTTGATGCCTGATCCTCTTTGCAAGACTTCGCCTAAGTCTTCACTTGAAGAGTAGTTCATAATACGTACTTTAGTATCAACAATAAAAACTTGTTGAATAAAAGGGATAAAAAGATGAAATCCTGGTTCCATAGGAATCGGCTCAAATTTACCGGTAGTTGCTTTAATTCCCATTTCACCTGAGTTAATAATCACAAAAGGTTTTGCCACAACGGCAATCACAACAATGGCGATAAGTACATAGATAATCCCTGCTTTTTTACCAAGGTTTTTCAAAAAATCGGGAGGTTCAATATTGAAAGGTGTACGATTGTCGTTATCGCCGCCTCCACCATTGTTTCCACTTCCTCCACCATTTTTCTTTTTAAAATAATCGTTCAAATCTGCTGGCATAATGTTCCTTTGGTTAGATAAATGTTAAGAGATGTTTGTATTTTGGATTGCGTCCGTAGACAACATCAAAATAAGCCTCTTGAAGTTGTTTGGTGATAGGACCACATTTTCCATCTCCAATAATATAATTATCGATATCTTTGATTGGGGTTACTTCTGCAGCAGTACCTGTAAAGAACGCTTCATCCGAGATATACGCCTCATCACGGGTAATGCGTCTGCGCTCGATGGGGATGCCTGCTTCACGCGCAAGCTCTAGTACCGTTGCTTGTGTGATACTCTCGAGGGATGTATCATTCGGAGGAGAAATCAACTTGCCATCTCTGACGATAAAGAAACATTCGCCACTGCCTTCTGCGATAAATCCATCTTCATCCAAAAGAAGCGCTTCTTCATAACCCGCTTCGAGTGCTTCGTATTTTGCCATTTGAGAGTTGAGGTAGTTTGCAGCTGCTTTTGCTTTTCCCATATTGGCACTGACGGGGTTTCTTGCAAACGAAGAGATTTTAACGCGAATACCGTTTTCAATGCCATCATCGCCAAGGTAACTTCCCCATTGCCATGCCGCAATCGCTGTGTTAACGGGTGCTTGTGCAAGATTAAGTCCCATAACGCCGTATCCTAAATAAATAAGCGGTCTAATGTAGACGTTTGAGGTAAAGTTGTTTGATTTAAGAAGCTCAATATGTGCCGCTTCAAGTTCTTCTAGTGAATAGGTCGCTTTAATGCGGGTAATTTTGGCAGAATTGAGCAAGCGTTTGGTGTGCTCTCTGAGTTTAAAAATGGCTAAGCCATTGTCTGTCATATACGCACGGGTACCTTCAAAAACACCGTTACCATAGTGAAGTGTATGGGTTAAAATATGTATTTTTGCATCATCCCATGCAACGAGTTTGCCATCCATCCAAATGTATTTTGCTTTATCCATTTTTCTACCTTCTTAAAAGTCGTTTTCTAAAGAGTTACTATGTTAGCCAAAAATTGATTAAAGATAGTTTTAGTATGAAAAGTTGCGTTATACTTCAATTTGAATACGTCTTTAAAGCAAAGCTCTAAAGACTACGTTAACACTGGGTTCTCTTCGGCAGAGTGCCCACGCACCCTTGGTGCTTTGAATCACAAAAGAAGAGGTAAAAATCATGAAAGCAAAGCTTTATTACGGTTCTACATGTAAAGAGAAAAAAGAGTACAAAGAGGTGCGTTCACCTTACGATGGACGTGTGGTTTCAAGCTTTGGCGTTTGCGATGCAACAGACGCCAAAGCTATTTTAGAGATAGCTCATCATGCCGCTTTACATGTAAAACAGATTCCTCTGCATCAACGGACGAATTGGCTGTTGGATGTGGCTCAAAAGCTCGAAAGGGAGCGTGAGCGAATAGCACTTTGCATCACCGATGAAGTGGGAAAACCGATTGCCTTTTCACGCGTTGAGGTGGATCGTTGCATCGAGACAATCAAACTCTCCGCCAATGCCATCTTACATGTAAACGGTGAAACATTCGATACCACCGCGATGCCCAGTGGTAAAAAGAGTTTGGCATTTTACAAACGTGAACCAGTCGGCGTGGTGTTAGCAATTACGCCGTTTAATTTTCCACTCAATCTTGTCGCGCATAAAATTGCTCCAGCCTTAGTCGCTGGCAATGCGGTTATCTTAAAACCCACTTCACAAGCGCCTCGTACAGCGTATGAACTCGTCAAACTTTTCATTGAAAGTCCCTATGCTTCCAAAGATGCGCTCAGTCTTATCTACAGTGGTGAAGGCGTGAATGAAACACTCATCACCAGTGAAATTCCACGCGTTATCAGTTTTACAGGCAGTGTAGGCGTTGGGCGTGAGATCATGCAAAAAGCGGGAATTAAAAAAGTGGCTTTGGAATTGGGTGGTAATGCTGCAACGTATATTGATGTTTCTGCTGATGTTGCGCTTGCTGCCAAACGGTGTGCTGTGGGTGCGTTTATCAACTCGGGGCAAGTATGTATCTCCTTGCAGCGTATTTACGTGCATGAAAGTATTTATGAATCGTTTGCACAAGCGCTTGTTGAAGAGACAAAACGTTTACATGTAGGCTCGCCGTATGATGAAAAAACCTTCATTGGACCGATGGTAAATGAAGCCGCAGTGCTCAAAGCAAAACGATGGATTCAAAGCGCCATTGATGAAGGTGCAAAACCTTTGTGTGGTTTTACATATAACGGACTTTTATGTGCGCCGACGATTATGGCAGATGTGAACGAATCGATGGCAATTGTGTGTGAAGAGGTCTTTGCGCCGATTGTTTCATTGATCAAAGTGAGGGATTATGAAGAGGCTAAAAACAAAATGAATGCCTCAGATTATGGGCTTCAATATTCCATCTTTTGCAATGATCTTGCCATGGCACAAAGGGCGATTGACGAGCTTGAGGCGGGTGGCATTGTAATTAATGACATTCCCACGTTGCGGTTTGATCTTCAGCCTTATGGTGGTATCAAACAAAGTGGCGTTGGAAAAGAGGGCCCTTATTTTGCGCTCTTAGATGACTATACCCAGATCAAATCTGTGGTAATATGCTAAAAAATATCAACAAAGGAATTTATATGTTACAAATAGGCGATAAAGCCCCAGATCTTAGTCTTCCCAACCAAGACAATGTCGAAATATCTCTGCGAGATTTAGAGGGAAAATGGATCGTGCTTTACTTTTACCCCAAAGATAGCACCCCTGGATGCACCACCGAAGCGTGTGATTTTACAGCAGCACTTCCCAGTTTTGAAGATTTAAATGCCGTTGTTTTAGGTGTGAGTCCTGATAGTACAGCGTCGCATCAAAAGTTCATTACCAAACAAAAACTAGAGATAACACTGCTTTCCGATGTGAGCACTGAAGTGGCGCAACGCTATGGTGTTTGGCAGTTAAAAAAGTTTTGTGGTAAAGAATATATGGGCATTGTTCGTTCAACTTTTTTGATCGATCCAAGCGGAAAAATTGCGAAGTTTTGGTCAAGTGTGAAAGTTAAGGACCACGCAAGTGATGTTAAAAAAGCATTAGAAACATTACGTTAATACGTTCACGTGGGCTTTCCTCGAAGCCCACGTGTTTAGTTTCTCACTGAAATCGTACAGCCCACCCACTCTTCACGAATGGCATCACTGGCTTGAGGTTCATTTTTAATCAGTCTATTGGGGGCTATTTTGTATTTTGTTGTAAGGTTTTGAACGATCACATCAGCCCGTTTAAGCGCTAAAGACTGAAGTGCTGCTGGCACTATGGTAGTGTTCTCAGCAATTTTTGAAATTAAATTATCATTGATAGCACC encodes the following:
- the hisIE gene encoding bifunctional phosphoribosyl-AMP cyclohydrolase/phosphoribosyl-ATP diphosphatase HisIE; translation: MSSTLIHSIDWNTSPLLPVIAQDIKSGEVLMLAYMNQEALSLTLQTGLAHYYSRSRQSLWKKGETSGHLQHVKEAYLDCDSDTLLLKIEQEGVACHTGRPSCFFNRIDVEETPKEPAQEIAAYSISDKIYHIIQERKKADPKSSYVASLLQKGDNSILKKVVEEAGEFCFACKDNDNKEIIYEAADLMFHALVALGAKNIHPSLISKELERRFGLSGIEEKNSRNEH
- a CDS encoding SPFH domain-containing protein, whose product is MPADLNDYFKKKNGGGSGNNGGGGDNDNRTPFNIEPPDFLKNLGKKAGIIYVLIAIVVIAVVAKPFVIINSGEMGIKATTGKFEPIPMEPGFHLFIPFIQQVFIVDTKVRIMNYSSSEDLGEVLQRGSGIKKNAAISVLDARGLPVSIELTVQYKLEPSTAPQTIATWGMAWEDKIINPVVRDVTRAVVGKFNAEELPQRRNEIAVNIEEGIRKAIDAQPGKPVELLTMQLREILLPAKIKEQIEKVQVAKQEVERTRYEVEIANQQALKRAAEAEGQAKARQINAQGEANAVKIEADADAYANKKISESISDPLLKLRQIEVQGKFNEALKENKDAKIFLTPGGSTPNIWVDTKDSQKAVSIAK
- a CDS encoding branched-chain amino acid transaminase translates to MDKAKYIWMDGKLVAWDDAKIHILTHTLHYGNGVFEGTRAYMTDNGLAIFKLREHTKRLLNSAKITRIKATYSLEELEAAHIELLKSNNFTSNVYIRPLIYLGYGVMGLNLAQAPVNTAIAAWQWGSYLGDDGIENGIRVKISSFARNPVSANMGKAKAAANYLNSQMAKYEALEAGYEEALLLDEDGFIAEGSGECFFIVRDGKLISPPNDTSLESITQATVLELAREAGIPIERRRITRDEAYISDEAFFTGTAAEVTPIKDIDNYIIGDGKCGPITKQLQEAYFDVVYGRNPKYKHLLTFI
- a CDS encoding aldehyde dehydrogenase family protein; the encoded protein is MKAKLYYGSTCKEKKEYKEVRSPYDGRVVSSFGVCDATDAKAILEIAHHAALHVKQIPLHQRTNWLLDVAQKLERERERIALCITDEVGKPIAFSRVEVDRCIETIKLSANAILHVNGETFDTTAMPSGKKSLAFYKREPVGVVLAITPFNFPLNLVAHKIAPALVAGNAVILKPTSQAPRTAYELVKLFIESPYASKDALSLIYSGEGVNETLITSEIPRVISFTGSVGVGREIMQKAGIKKVALELGGNAATYIDVSADVALAAKRCAVGAFINSGQVCISLQRIYVHESIYESFAQALVEETKRLHVGSPYDEKTFIGPMVNEAAVLKAKRWIQSAIDEGAKPLCGFTYNGLLCAPTIMADVNESMAIVCEEVFAPIVSLIKVRDYEEAKNKMNASDYGLQYSIFCNDLAMAQRAIDELEAGGIVINDIPTLRFDLQPYGGIKQSGVGKEGPYFALLDDYTQIKSVVIC
- the bcp gene encoding thioredoxin-dependent thiol peroxidase; this translates as MLQIGDKAPDLSLPNQDNVEISLRDLEGKWIVLYFYPKDSTPGCTTEACDFTAALPSFEDLNAVVLGVSPDSTASHQKFITKQKLEITLLSDVSTEVAQRYGVWQLKKFCGKEYMGIVRSTFLIDPSGKIAKFWSSVKVKDHASDVKKALETLR